The Ignavibacteria bacterium genome window below encodes:
- a CDS encoding succinate dehydrogenase/fumarate reductase iron-sulfur subunit, translating to MSGNKLTLILKVWRQPINSAKGSFVTYHANNISPDISFLEMMDLVNEELEGKGEDPIAIEHDCREGICGCCGLVINGRPHGPLKGITTCQLHMRHFNDGDTIWIEPWRAKAFPVIKDLVVDRSAFDSIIQAGGFVSINTGGIPDGNAIPIPKEVAELAMDAASCIGCGACVAACKNASAMLFVSAKISQLALLPQGKVEREIRVENMVAKMDELGFGNCTNIGSCEAECPKEIKITNIARMNREFIRAKLCSTLK from the coding sequence ATGAGTGGAAATAAATTAACTCTAATCTTAAAAGTCTGGCGTCAGCCGATTAATTCAGCAAAAGGAAGTTTTGTAACTTATCATGCAAATAATATTTCGCCTGATATATCATTTCTCGAAATGATGGATCTTGTGAACGAAGAATTGGAAGGCAAAGGTGAGGATCCAATCGCTATCGAGCATGATTGCCGCGAGGGAATTTGTGGATGCTGCGGACTTGTAATAAATGGCAGACCTCATGGACCATTAAAGGGAATAACCACGTGTCAGCTTCACATGCGGCATTTTAATGATGGTGATACGATATGGATAGAACCTTGGCGAGCAAAAGCATTTCCTGTAATAAAGGATCTAGTTGTCGATAGGAGTGCATTCGACAGTATTATTCAAGCAGGGGGATTTGTTTCGATCAATACAGGCGGTATTCCGGATGGAAATGCTATTCCAATTCCTAAAGAAGTTGCGGAACTTGCAATGGATGCCGCATCATGCATTGGCTGCGGTGCATGTGTCGCTGCGTGTAAAAACGCTTCAGCAATGTTATTCGTCAGTGCAAAAATTTCACAGTTGGCTTTACTTCCGCAGGGAAAAGTTGAGCGGGAAATCCGAGTGGAAAACATGGTTGCAAAAATGGATGAACTCGGTTTTGGAAATTGTACAAATATTGGCTCATGTGAAGCCGAATGTCCGAAAGAAATTAAGATAACTAACATTGCTCGAATGAATCGTGAGTTCATTCGAGCTAAGCTTTGTTCAACTTTGAAGTAA
- the obgE gene encoding GTPase ObgE: protein MFLDYVEISISSGKGGKGSVSFRREKYVPKGGPDGGDGGKGGDVVFISDSNLSTLLDFRYKKKYIAQDGENGMGALKTGKNGKDIILKVPVGTIVKEKETGRIIHDFIEVNESFVAAKGGKGGRGNTHFKSATNQSPRKADPGMPGEARSLILELKLIADAGLVGFPNAGKSTLISVVSAARPKIADYPFTTLEPVLGIVNYRELKSFVIADIPGIIEGASAGKGLGLQFLRHIERTRVLVFMLDATSESIKEDYRILLAELKNYSLKMIKKERMIVLTKIDLLTEGELKILEKEITKHPIDKNIKSIFISSVANIGIENLLNEIWQKLRDQS from the coding sequence TTGTTTTTAGATTATGTAGAAATATCAATAAGCTCAGGCAAAGGGGGCAAGGGTTCAGTCAGTTTCCGAAGGGAAAAGTACGTTCCCAAAGGAGGTCCCGATGGCGGAGATGGTGGAAAAGGGGGCGATGTAGTTTTCATTTCGGATTCAAATTTATCCACCCTGCTCGATTTCAGATACAAAAAGAAATACATTGCTCAAGATGGTGAAAACGGAATGGGCGCACTCAAGACTGGAAAAAATGGAAAAGATATTATTCTGAAAGTGCCTGTCGGTACAATTGTTAAAGAAAAAGAAACTGGAAGAATAATTCATGACTTCATTGAAGTAAATGAATCCTTTGTGGCAGCTAAGGGGGGTAAAGGAGGGAGAGGGAACACACATTTCAAATCGGCAACAAATCAATCGCCGAGGAAAGCAGACCCCGGAATGCCTGGTGAAGCGAGATCACTCATTCTTGAGCTGAAATTGATTGCCGATGCTGGACTCGTAGGTTTTCCAAATGCAGGAAAATCAACTCTCATTTCGGTCGTTTCCGCAGCCAGGCCAAAAATTGCCGATTATCCATTTACAACACTCGAGCCCGTCCTAGGAATTGTTAATTACAGAGAATTAAAGAGCTTCGTGATTGCAGATATTCCCGGAATTATCGAAGGTGCGTCAGCAGGTAAAGGACTTGGTCTGCAATTCCTTCGCCATATTGAACGAACAAGAGTTTTAGTATTCATGCTCGATGCAACTTCCGAATCAATTAAAGAAGATTATAGAATTCTTCTTGCAGAACTAAAAAATTACAGTCTAAAAATGATAAAAAAAGAACGGATGATTGTGTTAACGAAAATCGATTTGCTGACTGAAGGGGAGCTCAAAATTCTTGAGAAAGAAATCACCAAGCATCCGATTGACAAAAATATTAAATCAATTTTCATTTCATCTGTCGCAAATATTGGAATAGAAAACCTATTAAATGAAATTTGGCAAAAACTTCGAGACCAGTCGTAA
- a CDS encoding iron ABC transporter permease, which yields MKFGKNFETSRKKVFFSSVLLLIVLMISGFICLSFGTVSFPLTEIFSAMFSPNDAKSVIVNIIWDIRVPRILTAMFVGAGLSISGAAFQALLRNPLAEPYILGISSGGAFGAILSMAIGIGFIGMQSFAFAGALITFILVFYLGKRLGEIDPTTIILAGVMIGAFFSALILLMISFIDQSLRSALYWLIGNLSLANYQSVYTIFPILIISAFVLLTFGQSYNLISINEENAKQFGINTKRVKNLTYFFASLLIGIIVSFVGIIGFVGLLIPHICRMIFGNDNKIVLPTSLLLGAIFLVWADLLSRVLIPPTEIPIGAITAVLGAPMFIIILRKKKYEF from the coding sequence ATGAAATTTGGCAAAAACTTCGAGACCAGTCGTAAAAAAGTTTTCTTCTCATCAGTATTATTGTTAATAGTTCTGATGATTTCCGGATTTATATGCCTCAGCTTCGGGACAGTAAGTTTTCCACTTACTGAGATTTTCAGTGCAATGTTTTCACCTAATGATGCGAAATCTGTAATCGTAAATATTATTTGGGATATTAGAGTACCGCGTATACTGACAGCAATGTTTGTGGGTGCAGGCTTATCAATAAGCGGAGCTGCGTTTCAAGCGTTGTTACGCAATCCATTAGCCGAGCCGTACATTCTCGGCATTTCAAGCGGCGGTGCTTTCGGTGCAATTTTAAGTATGGCGATTGGAATCGGTTTCATTGGAATGCAAAGTTTTGCTTTTGCCGGAGCTCTTATCACATTTATTTTAGTTTTTTATTTAGGGAAAAGATTGGGAGAAATTGATCCTACGACAATCATTCTTGCCGGTGTAATGATTGGTGCATTTTTCTCAGCTTTAATTCTGCTTATGATTTCTTTCATTGATCAAAGTCTTCGTTCGGCACTATATTGGCTGATTGGAAATTTATCACTCGCTAACTATCAAAGTGTGTACACAATTTTTCCGATCTTAATTATTTCTGCATTCGTATTACTCACCTTCGGTCAAAGTTATAATTTGATTTCAATTAATGAAGAAAACGCCAAACAATTTGGAATAAATACTAAGCGGGTGAAAAATTTGACTTATTTTTTTGCTAGTCTCCTGATTGGAATAATAGTATCGTTTGTAGGGATTATTGGATTTGTAGGTTTGTTGATTCCGCATATTTGCAGGATGATTTTCGGAAACGATAATAAGATTGTTCTTCCAACATCTTTATTGCTCGGTGCGATTTTTCTTGTTTGGGCAGACCTTTTATCAAGAGTTTTAATCCCCCCAACTGAAATTCCAATTGGTGCAATAACTGCCGTCTTGGGTGCCCCGATGTTTATTATTATATTAAGAAAAAAGAAATATGAATTTTAA
- a CDS encoding type II toxin-antitoxin system VapC family toxin encodes MKYLLDTHTFLWFVGGIEKISLKVTELIINSNNQKFISIASIWELSIKISLKKIEIEESLIDFVKSECEKNGFDLLNINLDHLNRLCNLPFHHKDPFDRLIISQALTENIPIISSDEVFEKYKVKMIW; translated from the coding sequence TTGAAATATTTACTAGATACTCACACTTTTCTATGGTTCGTCGGTGGTATTGAAAAAATCTCACTAAAAGTTACTGAACTGATAATTAACTCAAATAATCAAAAATTTATCAGCATTGCAAGTATCTGGGAATTATCTATAAAGATTAGTTTAAAAAAAATAGAAATAGAAGAAAGTTTAATTGATTTCGTTAAAAGCGAATGTGAAAAGAATGGTTTTGATCTGCTTAATATAAATCTAGATCATTTGAACAGGCTTTGCAATCTACCTTTCCACCACAAAGACCCATTTGATCGTCTGATAATTTCTCAAGCTTTAACGGAAAATATCCCTATAATTAGTTCCGATGAGGTATTTGAAAAATATAAAGTGAAAATGATTTGGTAA
- a CDS encoding type II toxin-antitoxin system prevent-host-death family antitoxin, which yields MEQISIYELEKNIARIIQSASEGEELIVVKDGKPIVKITSISSRPKAKFGSAKEKIKFIAEDFDETPKEFENEYMP from the coding sequence ATGGAACAGATATCGATATATGAGTTAGAGAAAAATATAGCCCGAATCATTCAAAGTGCTAGTGAGGGCGAAGAATTAATTGTAGTAAAAGATGGGAAACCAATCGTGAAAATCACTTCAATTTCTTCAAGGCCAAAAGCTAAATTCGGGAGTGCGAAAGAAAAAATAAAATTCATTGCTGAAGATTTTGATGAAACACCCAAAGAATTTGAAAATGAGTACATGCCTTGA